The genomic region CGTGATCATGAATGAGCGAATGAAAACGCGCAAAGTCCTTAGTTGCATGGCTATCACagcgataataaaaaacaaaaaaattattatcttatttacattcgtcgttacgatttttgattgaaataaatttgtcagtttgacaaataaatgaataattgtgtatttcattcattatattgtctcatcgaatataacacgtggtatgattaattatcgatgatattaaattcctgaattgaagcaggacatttcactcgtccttcggactcgtgaaatctccagctcaatttcactcataatatcatcgataataatGAAGGTggcaattaaacatttttttttgtcctacTGTTATTTTCGTTGCAATATCCTTTATTGTGGAACATTTCCAGCCTGGCTCAAGCGTCGACCTGCCACCGACTTGGCAGACTCCTTGTCTCCTCTCTTTCCACCAATAAACCAAACGAGTGCATGCGCCAGCTTTGCTTTTCACATGATGTAGTCAAGATCTTGTCCAGTTCAGATCTCGACAATGTCCTCAACAGTAGCATTTTTCAAGCGTCAACACTTGCCACAATGGTGAAACTTTCcacaaataagttatttttcCACACTTAGTCTGTTTAATTGCGCAAGGTGAGACTCCCACTAAGAATTACCACAATCATTTCATTCTTATCGGCGTAACGAGATGTTTGCTTTCAATGTTTTATgtcttttttattactttcgCTTTCATTTCCAGGAAACTAATAACTTGATTGTCTCTACTGACGCCAGTCTGGCGCTACCCGATGGAGCCATACACTTTACACCACACGAAAACAACAAATCAAAAACAACCactcaattttaaaaaatatgaaacattTCTCCGGCTTAATCTTACAATTTCTCTGACCTGATTCTTCCAATCACAGTTGTTCAGCTGTTTCCTATGGTACAAAAATTCAGGGAGTATGAAGGACAAGTCTTGAGTCGTCCTTTCTAGAATGTCCTTCCACAGAAGCAATTcccattttatttacatttgttGCATCATCATCACTTTGGTAAGATCCTGTCGCGTTTCATTTGGATAACTTGACGACAACACGATCCCAAAGCTGTTCAAGTGGACGCAAATCGGGTTGTCGCCAGGTCTATTTCCAAACAATACTACCGCCGTAACTCGAGTTCTTGTAGCCCGCTTTGTCCACCTCCAAACGCTGTCTAATCGAAAAAGAAACCTACTACGACCCCTACTATGGCTCTTTTGCGACCAGCACCCAAGTAGTGAACTGCTCGAAACGCTCCTGGTGCTGCGAAGACGGTTGTTGTTCAGTTCCTTGGTACACCTGGTACTCCACAAATTTTCGTGTGGTGTCGGCaccaaaacttttttttaaatgttttaggCCACTAGCTTTACTCTTCATGGTGGTACTGATGTGCTGTCTAGCCTGCGTACAAGCGTTATGGGACGTGTACTGCAAAGAAGAGCAACAACGTACAAGAGTCTCCACGTTGGTTTGCAAAACAATATGACACTGGCAAATTTTCAGGTTCCAGGGGTGAAACCGCCATCGAGATGAGTCCACCCCCAGATTACGACGTGGCGATTTACTTCCCCCAACCCGACACAGTCGACAGGGTGCCATCGTACGAAGAAGTAATACGCggggaataaattaaattgtccACGTTAAGGATGTTGTTTATATAAATTGTTGTTATATAAATCATCAACAATCTGTGTATTTTCGTCGATTTCTTGTAAATACAAACAGTTTGATGGTTTTTCGGTAATTTGCACAATTTTGTAAAAGAGGTTATGACAGATGTCCAGGTGACGACATTCGATGAacgcattttatttttcatacgtATCTGTGCAAACATTTTCTGCAGAAAACAATTCTGCCActgacatttgacagttctgcattttactttgttgtacaatttgcaaaaaaatgtagGATTTTGTGGACAAATATGACTCATCTTAAATCTCTTATATGGACCGAAATAAAGCATCACGTGTCATAATTAGATTAAATGATAATGAAAAGTAAATGAAAACTTTAAGATAAAACTGCAAGACAATACTTTTAACTGACAGCGAAACTTGCGTACACCAGTTCAAAATGTCTTCTGGCagttttcttttgtatttcttttctttctacCTTTCTACAGCTTTTGtaagtttttgaaaaatgttgtcACGATTTTTCATTCGACTTTCTAGGGCGAGGTCATTTTTTgttatgttaaaataaaagagGAAGGTCACCGTCACCACTCAAACCACCATATGGTCTTCTGCGACTCTGCCAAAGAAAAATGCTGCGAAGAAGGTTGTTGCAGCGCCACACCTatgatttattacattttgtaTAAACACTAGGtatattaatttgaaatacatCTTCATCCATTTCTATTTCAGGGGAGCTGTTTGGTTGGTGGGAATAATAATCATCGGGCTAACTTTTTGTTACTGTTCTAAACAAAGATGCAAGAAGAAGATCACCTCCGGAGAAAGCGAGTTGGAGATGAGGGAGAATTCTAGAAGATGCGCTGCTTCTGCACCCCCTCTTTCCACCATAAGTGGGTCCACTCTTTGTCCAAATAATGATCTTCCGACGTATGAAGAAGCGGTAGCGCAGAAAAAGGACTTGACGATTAGGTGATGAAGTGACAGTGGTGGACACTGGGTTGTGTCGGCGCTGGAGACACTTCCATCAAATGTCAACAAGATACGTTGACAGTTAAGGTGTCATAAAAATGACacaatttgtataaaaaaataataacaaaagtgaactgaataaatttgtttgtttctgaTTTTGTAGTTTGTTTAGTTAATGTGAGGCAACATTTTGGATACAGAGAACTATGTTTAGTTTTACAAAAAGAAACGATATAAAATAGCAGCAAGAGAATTGTTCGATAAAAGTgaggaaaaagaagaaaaatctagatgaagaaaataaaaagaaaaaagaacgaaagtaaagaaaaaacaaatcgaaattagaaagaaaaaaagaatcatTGTGTAATAAGTgacaaaaaactgtttttgttaTTCCCATTTATAACTTTTATTGCGATAATCTTTGAGATTTCAGTGTTATTTACATTCCTCATTTCCTACAATTGCTCCAATTACTCTTTTATCTGTCGAAGAAAAACCCACTTTTTCTCATCATTCGGTCATTCCCCTTTCATGTCGTTTCTTCATTAGTACACGAAGCAAAATGAGTCTTCTCCTTATGTTCCCTTAGCCACTTCCAAAGTTGGCTCTCATTTCCTCCACAGATGGCGCTTGCAAAACTCAAAGCCAGTAGATACATATAAAGTACCGACACGGGTGACAGCTTCGGATGACAGCACCACTAACGATTAGAATTCCGCTCGAGGCGCTACAATCGCGAATTTATCACATTGACGctcgaaatttaaaaagtccatttgaaaattattcagCAATAATGCCGTCTTGTTGTGCCCTTAATTGCAAAAGCTTTTCTGGAGTAAGCTTTTACCGAATAAAAGCCGATATAAGGCTTGGATTCTAAATATTGGACGAAGAAAATTATCTGAAAACGTTCGACTTTGCGAAGTTAGTATTTTCATACAAGAGCATTCATATCTTTAAATTTCGTACATAcatagtttaataaatttcgtctatttttagaaacattttacCTTTGATCAGTTTGAAGGGAGATCTGACAAAAAGGTGCTGAGATGGAATGCGATTCcaacatatgtatttttttaatatgtgaaTCTGTCTTTTTCAATCATCGTTCcgttttgcaacaaaaagaCATTAAAATACTCCGTGAAAATCAAaggcaaaatttaaaaatagcttAAGTAGCGACATCTGTTGTCGGACCCATCGCTACtggtgctgtcagtgtcactAAATGTCACCCGTGTCGGTACTTTATATTATCTACTGGCTTTGGCAAAACTGTGCTCCACGCGCCACCTACCTTCAAAGCAAACGAATTTGACAAGATGCCACAAACAAAAGAGCCTCGATTACATGTGATTTAACATAATCCAGTCGAAATAAGACGCAAATCGGCACCATTATTGCACAGCTTAGCAATTCTCTCTACGGATTAAACACTATTTACCAACAAACTCATCTGGTGTTTATTAAAAGATAACGAAACGCTGGTCTCATTTGggcaaaatattttccagtCTCAGTTTCGCCACAAACATCGACGAGCAACGCGATTTTTTTCAACTGGACCAGTACGTTTCGGACAAAACCGTTGAAATGTCCTTCACACCGGTACTTATCTTAGATAAGAGCTGAATCCCCAATCTGCGTCACTTGGAGAGACTTGTTGGTGGCAGTTGACATGCAATCGGCGGTTTGGTGGTAACTCTAGACACTTTGTTAATTATTCCTGACTTTGGTCTCTTCTAGGTTGGTAGTTCCTGGGGCTAGTGTCGCAGTTCTCATCTGCTTTTTCTACGTATTTTGCGTGTGCAAAGTGTTCTGCAAGAAGTTTGCCCCGAGTCTCCACACGGTCGAGGCCAGGCAGGGTGGCCAACGTAGCAGGAGTCAAAAGAACGCGCCGCCTCCGGAGTACAGCGTCGCCATCACTTGTCCTCGACTGGAAGGACACAACAGTCTTCCGACGTACGACGAGGCCACAACACCGAAGAAATTTTAGGTTGGGGGGAAGTGTTGACGTTTGGGACAAGATGGCGGACTGTGGGAAAAACAATGCCAATGTACTT from Tenebrio molitor chromosome 8, icTenMoli1.1, whole genome shotgun sequence harbors:
- the LOC138136507 gene encoding uncharacterized protein, translating into MSFHRSNSHFIYICCIIITLPALSTSKRCLIEKETYYDPYYGSFATSTQVVNCSKRSWCCEDGCCSVPWYTWPLALLFMVVLMCCLACVQALWDVYCKEEQQRSRGETAIEMSPPPDYDVAIYFPQPDTVDRVPSYEEVIRGE